TGCGCTTCACGGCTGAAGCCATGACGTTGCGCACAGTCTTCGGCGTAGGTGCCCATCAGTCGACCAGGCTCGAAGGCGTCTTCGAGCCCGTCATAGAACATGTGATCGAGCACTCGACCATGGCCCATGCGATAGCCCTCACGGGCGCGGTCCAGTAGATAGGGGGCGTTGGACATGCTCTCCATGCCGCCGGCCACCACCACGCTGGCACTGCCCGCCAGCAACAGGTCATGAGCCTGGATCACGGTCTGCATGCCGGAACCGCACATTTTGTTGACCGTCGTGCAGCGTGTCGCCAGGCTCAGCCCGGCCCCCAGTGCCGCCTGGCGCGCCGGGGCCTGGCCGAGACCTGCCGGAAGCACACAACCGAACAACACCTCTTCGATGGCTCCGGCCTCGATGCCGGCCCGCTGTACCGCAGCGCGGATCGCCGCGCTGCCCAGCTGCGGCGCGCTGAGCCCCTTGAGGTCACCTTGAAAACCACCCATGGGCGTGCGCGCCGCACTGACGATGACCACCGGATCCTGCTGAGCTTGAACGGACATGCTGTACTCCTTGCGAGATGGGGCAGCGATGCCGCCGTCGGGCGACACAGCAACGCCATCGACCACTGCGATGGCCATCTCTTGAGCGTAGCGGAAGAAGACGGCCCTGAACGCCTCATCACCGGCAGCGAATCGCGCCGTCCCGTTGCGGTCAGATGCCTGACGACCATTGCGGAGAAACTCGACGTGCGCCGATTACTTTACCTGTTGCTCACCACGCTGATGCTCGGAAACGGCGGCTGTGCACTGTTGCCCGACCAGGACCCGCTGCTGATCGACGTGGCCGGGGTCGAGCCCTTGCCGGGCCAGGACCTGGAAGTGCGGATGGCGGTCACGCTGCGGGTGCAGAACCCCAATGACCGAGACATCGACTACAACGGCGTGGCGTTGCGTCTGGAGGTGAATGACCGACTGCTGGCCTCCGGGGTCAGTGATCGGTCGGGTCGGGTGCCGCGCTTTTCGGAAAGCTTGGTCGTGGTGCCGGTGAGCATCAGCGCCTTTTCCGCCCTGCGCCAGGCGCTGGGGCTGGCCCAGGGACAGCAGATCGAGCAACTGCCCTACACGCTGCACGGCAAGCTTTCCGCGGGTCCGTTCGCCACCCAGCGCTTCGAAGCCAGCGGCACCCTGGACCTGAGACCCCGCGCATCGAGCCCCGACGGCCGCTGGCTCAGCGAGCCGCAGCCATGAGCCGGTTGACCTCGCTACGCACCATGTTGGCGAACTCTGGCGGGCTCATGGCGTCGAGTTCGGCACGTACCCATTCGGCCCACTTGCCCTTGCGCTTGGATTTTTCCCCGATCAGGCGGGCCGCTTCACCCTTGGCCTTGCCCAGATTGCTCTGCCATAGCTCGAACAGGCGCGCCTTTTCGTCTTCGATCGCCGCACGTTCGGGCAGGCTGAGATTGGCGAGATTGAAACTCATGGCGGTTACCTCCTACTAAAACCGGGTGCAATCTTACACGGGGTGACGCGCAGGTTCATCGCGTTGCAACTTTTGCCTTGCCGCCCTACTCCATTGCTCAAATGCCATCCACTGAAAGGAAACCATCATGGCTCGCAAGACCAACGCGCAAAACACCGCCGACCAGATCAAGGATCAGGCATTCAGCGAACTGCAGGCGCTTATCGAAGAATCGGAGAAACTCCTCAAGGACAGTGCATCGCTGGTCGGCGAAGACGCCGAGACCCTCAAGGCACAACTGGGCCAGAAGCTCACCCAGGCCCTGGATGCAGTGACCAGCGTACGTGAGCGTACCCGCCCGGTGGTCGAAGCCACCGAGACCTACATCGGCGGCCATCCTTGGCAGACCGTGGCGGTCTCCGCCGGATTCGGCCTGGTGGTCGGCCTGCTGCTGGGCCGTCGCTGACGGTAGAAGCTTCAGCCGCCCTACCGTTCGGCCAAGCGGCATGTAGTTCGGTAGGCAGCGGCTTTGGCCGCAATACAGTTCAGTCAGGCCGGGTAGGAGCGGCTTCAGCCGCGAAGCGACCGCATGTTCATGACAGATGCAGTGCATTTCCTGGCGCTTTCGCGGCTAAAGCCGCTCCCACCGAGCCACATGCCGCTTAAGCGAACAATATTGGCTTTAGCCGCGAAGAGGCCCCGAAGTTCACTGCATCTGCCATGAACACAAGGCCGCTCCAGCCAGTACCTGAGCGGTCGGTCCGGGCCTGACGTCCTAAAGTGCGCGATGTACCAGGGTCGGCTTGGTGAAGCGGTGCGACTTGTCCACCTTGGCCTGCAGCTCGGTGAGTTGAGCCTGACCTTCCGCTTCAGTGGCGTAGGGGCCGAGTATGATCTGCTGCTTGCCTTCGATGTTGACGATTGTCGGTGCGTAGTGCCGTTCCAACAGCCAAGCGCTGGTGTCACTCACCGCCTCACGGGTATTCATCTGGATGTACCACTTCGGCTCGCTGACCGGCGCTGCCGCCGCTGGCGCATTGGCCGTGTCGGAACGAGCCGGAGCCTCGGGCTTTCCGGCATCGCACGCCGCCAATGCCAGCATCGCCATCATCATTACCATCTTGCGCACGTGGGATCGCTCCTGATTGAAGAGGCGCGAGTCTATCACCCCTGACGGGTCGCTCGACGCCCTGCGTTAAGGTGCCGCAGCCCCTGGATAGCGCACCGAGCACGCCGCGCCTCGGGAAGCCTGAGGCTGAAGCGGGAACGACAATGATGTAATCGGATGTTTCGACACGCCGGTAAAACGGCCGCACGGGCAATGCGCCGGTGACGGCGGTCTATGCTCAGCAGCGCACCTGCTTCATTCAAGCCTGTCGGCAGGAGTCCATCGATGTGCAACCATGACCCGCTTCACTGTTTCGTACCGCCCTACATTCTCGAACACATGACCCAGTCCCCCCATCGCCGGGTCAGCCAATGCGCAATCGCCAACCTGGCCGGCGGCTCGGCGTTTCTCGCCAGCCGCCTTACCGCCCAGGCCACCCCCGGCCTGCTGCCCGTCCAGCCCGGCCCAGGCGGCAGACACCGCCTGATCTACGACGCGGAAGGTACGCCAAGGCTGCCCGGACGCCTGGCGCGCAGCGAAGGCCAGCCCGACAGCGGCGATCCGGCAGTGGATGAGGCCTACGACGGGTCGGGCCTGGTCCATGACTTCTACGACAAGCTGTTCGCGCGTGACTCGCTGGACGGCCAGGGCATGGCACTGGTTTCCACCGTTCATGTGGGCGAGGTCGACCTGCAAGGCGATGCGGTGCCATTGAACAACGCCTACTGGAATGGTCGGCAGATGGCCTACGGAGATGGCGACGGCGAGGTGTTCCGGCGCTTTACCGGCAGCCTGGAAGTGATCGGCCACGAACTCAACCATGGCCTGCAGAGCTTCACCTCCAACCTCACCTACCAGGGCCAGTCCGGCGCACTGAACGAGCATTTCGCCGATGTGTTCGGCATTCTGGTGCGCCACTGGCACGAGGGCACACCGGCTCGCGAGGCCAGCTGGCTGGTGGGCCGCGAATTGCTGGTGCCGGCCACCACACGACGCGGGATCCGCGACATGGAACAACCCGGCCAGGCCTACCGCCAGGACCCCGACCTGGGCGACGACCCGCAGCCGGCCCACATGAGCGACCTCTATACCGGCCCGCGTGATCGTGGCGGCGTGCATATCAATTCCGGCATTCCCAACCGCGCCTTCGTACTGGTGGCCAAGGCGCTGGGCGGTAATGCCTGGGACGAAGCCGGGCGGATATGGTATGACACACTTCTGCAATTGCCAGCCGACAGTCAGTTTCTCGACTGCGCACGGCTCAGCATCGAGATTGCCGGGCGCAAGCCATACGGGCCTGCGGCGCGCAAGGCCGTGGCGGCCGCCTGGAGCGAGGTGGGTATCCTGGTCTGATCCCGAGGAGGAAACCGTTCATGAAAGTCTGTTTCGTCCAGTCCGGCGGATTCGTCGGTGCGGTGCGGCGTTATGAGGTCGACACGGAACAGTTGCCTGCCGAACTGGCCCAGCACCTGCGCCAACTGGTGCTGGACAGCGGCCTGCGGGCCTCGGGCCAAGTCATTGCAAGCCAGGCGCGCGATGGCCGGGAATACGAGCTGACCATCGAAGACCAGAGCAGTACCCTGTGCCTGGTGTTCGACGAGCACAACATTCCCCAAGCCGTACGTCCTCTGCTGGGCTTTCTGCAACGCCAGGCCCGTCCGGACCGTCCCTGAGCGGCCCATGCCGGGCTGGCAGTCCGCCGCCCGGCAGTTCAGAATATCCGCCCGATGCCGGGCGAACGTCGTCCTGCGGCTGCGGTCCATCATGTAGCCGCACCCGCGCGG
The Pseudomonas sp. DTU_2021_1001937_2_SI_NGA_ILE_001 DNA segment above includes these coding regions:
- a CDS encoding YqjD family protein, coding for MARKTNAQNTADQIKDQAFSELQALIEESEKLLKDSASLVGEDAETLKAQLGQKLTQALDAVTSVRERTRPVVEATETYIGGHPWQTVAVSAGFGLVVGLLLGRR
- a CDS encoding M4 family metallopeptidase, encoding MCNHDPLHCFVPPYILEHMTQSPHRRVSQCAIANLAGGSAFLASRLTAQATPGLLPVQPGPGGRHRLIYDAEGTPRLPGRLARSEGQPDSGDPAVDEAYDGSGLVHDFYDKLFARDSLDGQGMALVSTVHVGEVDLQGDAVPLNNAYWNGRQMAYGDGDGEVFRRFTGSLEVIGHELNHGLQSFTSNLTYQGQSGALNEHFADVFGILVRHWHEGTPAREASWLVGRELLVPATTRRGIRDMEQPGQAYRQDPDLGDDPQPAHMSDLYTGPRDRGGVHINSGIPNRAFVLVAKALGGNAWDEAGRIWYDTLLQLPADSQFLDCARLSIEIAGRKPYGPAARKAVAAAWSEVGILV
- a CDS encoding LEA type 2 family protein — protein: MLGNGGCALLPDQDPLLIDVAGVEPLPGQDLEVRMAVTLRVQNPNDRDIDYNGVALRLEVNDRLLASGVSDRSGRVPRFSESLVVVPVSISAFSALRQALGLAQGQQIEQLPYTLHGKLSAGPFATQRFEASGTLDLRPRASSPDGRWLSEPQP
- a CDS encoding protealysin inhibitor emfourin; this translates as MKVCFVQSGGFVGAVRRYEVDTEQLPAELAQHLRQLVLDSGLRASGQVIASQARDGREYELTIEDQSSTLCLVFDEHNIPQAVRPLLGFLQRQARPDRP